The following is a genomic window from Candidatus Manganitrophus noduliformans.
GTCTCTTTTGATGTGAGCGAGCGCAAGCGGGCCGAGATAGAAAGGGATCATCACGCCGCCCAGCTTCAAGGTTTGGCCGATGCTTCCCTGGCGATGAATTCGGCAATTTCATTGGATGAAACATTGAAGATTGTGACCGACAAAACTCGGGAGATCATCGGAGCGCATATGTCGGTGACCGGCATGACGATCAACGGGAAATGGGAGCAGGCGATCAGTGCCGTTTCGTTTTCGGATAAATATGAAGCATTTCGGCACTACGATGAGCGGCCCGACGGCTCCGGCATCTATGCGATGGTCTGCCAGGCCAATCGCCCGCTGCGGATGACGCAGGCCGAATTGGAGGCCCATCCGAGATGGCGCGGATATGGAAAACATGCGGGCGCGCATCCGCCGCTTCGCGGCTGGCTGGCCGCTCCCCTGGTGGGGAGAGACGGAAAAAACATCGGCCTCATTCAACTCTCCGACAAATACGAGGGTGAGTTCACCCAGCAGGACGAGGCGATCCTGGTTCAAATGGCGCAGCTCGCGTCAAACGCAATTGAGAACGCGCGGCTTTATGAAACATTAGAGAAAGATATTCAAAACCGGAAGAGAACCGAGGAAAGGCTGAGGGAGTACGAAAAAGCGGTTGAAGGTCTGGAAGAGATGATCATCGTGGTGGATCGAGACTACCGCTACTTGATTGCGAATCGGGCGTTCTTGAACTATCGGGGGATGGAGAAAGAGCAGCTCATTGGTCGTTTCGCCCCGGATCTATTGGGAAGAGAAGTTTTCGAGAAAATCGTCAAGAAAAAATTAGACGCGTGTTTCCGAGGTGAAGTGGTTAAATACGAGATGAATTTCAGCTATCCGAAGCTTGGCGAAAGAGTTTTGTCTTTATCATACTTTCCGATCGAAGGGCCTGCCGGTATCGATCGCGTCGCCTGTGTGATGCAAGACATCACCGAGCGCAAGCAGGCGGAGGAAGCGCTGCGGACCAGCGAGGAGCGCTTCCGGCGCTACTTTGAGCTGGGTCTGATCGGCATGGCGATCACCTCGCTCGAGAAAGGGTGGATTGAGGTCAACGATGAGATCTGCAGGATTTTAGGTTACGAACGAAGAGAACTGCTGGAAATGACCTGGACGGAGGTAACACATCCGGACGATCTGGACGCCGATTTTTCGCATTTCAATCGGATGCTTTCCGGTGAAATCGACGGCTACTCGATGGAGAAACGATTCATCCGAAAGGATGGGCAAGTGATTCACGCCGCCATTTCGGTAAAATGCCTGCGCCGCCCGGACGGTTCGATCGATTACATGGTGGGACTGCTGCAAGATATCACTGAACGCATGCAGGCGGAGGCGCGGCTGGCCTATCAAGCCAATCTGCTTACGCATGTCGGAGACGCCATTCTCGCGACCGATCACCGGTTGGTCCTGACGGCATGGAATCTCGCCGCCGAGAGGATCTACGGCTGGAAGGCGGAAGAGGTGCTCGGCCGGAGGGTGTCCGATGTCATTCGCTCGGAGTGGACCGATGCCCAACGATCGGAAGCCCTTGACGTCCTCATTAAAACCGGGACGTATCATACCGAAGTCATCCATACTCATAAAGACGGCAGGAAGATTGATATCCAGGGATACACGATCGCCCTCCGGGACGAAGCGGGGCGAATTACCGGCTACGTGAGCACGAACCGAGACATCACCGAGCGCAAACGGGCGGACGAGGCCTTGCGTCAATCCGAGGAGAAATACCGCACCCTCTTCGAAACCATGGCGCAGGGGGTCATCTATCAAGATGCCGCCGGGAAGATCGTCGCGGCGAATCCGGCGGCGGAGCGGATCCTGGGATTGACGTTGGATCAGCTGCAGGGAAGGACCTCGTTCGATCCCCGCTGGCGGGCTATCCGGGAAGACGGCTCCGATTTTCCTGGAAAAAATCATCCGGCGATGGTTGCGCTGAGAACGGGGGAAGCGGTCATAGAAGTGGTGATAGGTGTTTTTCATCCGAAAACGGAGACGTATCGCTGGATCAGCGTCAATGCTGTCCCGCAGTTTCGTGCCGGGGAGGACAAACCCTATCAAGTTTACACCGTTTTTTCGGACATTACCGAGCGTAAAAAGGCGGAAGAGACGATTCGAGCGGCCAAGGAGTTCTCCGAGAACCTCATTCAGACGGCCAATGTAATGATCCTCAGTCTCGATACCGAGGGGAGAATCGACATCTTTAACAAGGCGGCCGAAAAGATCACCGGTTATACCCTTTCCGAGCTGAAGGGGAAGAATTGGTTCGAGACACTCGTTCCCCGGGATCGATACCCCTCTGTCTGGGAGTACTTTACCCAAGTGGTGGAGGGTGGGATGCCGAAGGCCTTCGAGAACCCGATTCTCACCAAAACGGGTGAAGAGCGCTACATCCTGTGGCAGAACAATCAGGTGAAGGTCGATGGGAAGGTCGTCGCCACGATTTCGTTCGGAAACGATATCACGGAGCGGAAAAAGGCGGAAGAAGCGCTGCGTGCCGAGCATGCTTTTCGAGAAGCGATTGAAGAGGCGATGCCCGCCGGGGTCATGGTCGTCGATTCGACCGGCCGGCAGACCTACGTGAATCAATCTTTCTGCGAGATGGTCGGCTGGAGCGCGGAGGAATTAAACGGCGCGGCCCCCCCCTTTATCTTTTGGCCCCCCGAGCAGATCGATCGGATTAAAGAGAGCTTCGAGAGGCACACCCGCGGGCGCGTCAAGGCCGGACCGGTGGAGCTGATCTTCCGCCGCCGCAACGAAGAGCGGTTTCCCGTCTCGCTCCTCGTCTCCTCTTTGGTCGATCACCAAGGAGAACCGGTCGGCTACTTGGCGTCGGTGCACGACATGAGCGTCCTGAAAACATCCCAGGAAAAGCTGGAGCGGCGGGAGCGGCAGCTGCTGCAGGCGCAGCGCCTCGCTCACCTTGGAAGCTGGAGCTGGGACTTGGTCTCCGATACCGTGACCTGGTCGGACGAGCTCTACCCGATTTTCGGCGTCGTTCCGGAACGGTTTACTCCCACGTATGAGGGCGTGGTTCACCTCATTCATCCGGACGACCGTGAAAGATTCAAGCAGGCCAATCGGACGGCGCTCCGCGGCGGCCGCTCCTTCGAGGTCTCTTTCCGCGTCATCCGAACGGAGGGGGCCGTCCGGATACTCCACGCGAGCGGAATGGTCAGTCTCGATCCAACGGGTCGCCCCGTCTCGATTGTCGGTGTCGTCCAAGATATCACCGACATCAAACAAGCCGAGGAGACCCTCCGTGAGAGCGAGGAGCGGTACCGATCGCTCATCGCGAATATTCCCGACGCCGCCTGGCGGGTGAGGGAAGACGGACAACCGATCTTCATCAGCCGGAATATCGAAAAGATCATCGGCTATACCTCCGAGGAGATTTGCTCCGGCGGCTTCACTTTAACATTCGGCCGGATTCATCCGGAAGATCGTGAGCGGGTCGCGCGGGCCTTCAAATCGCTCTTCTCTAAAAACCAAAAGTTCGACGTCGAGTACCGGGTCCAAAGGAAAAACGGAGAGTGGATCTGGATCCACGATCGGGCGGTCATGACTTACCAGAGAGAAGGAATCCGATATGCCGATGGAATCGTATCGGACATCACCGAGCGAAAGAAATCGGAGGAGGCGGTCCGGAAGAGCGAGGAGCGGTTTCATCTCATCGCGCGGGCGACGAACGACGCCGTCTGGGACTGGGATCTTCCCACGAACACGGTCTGGTGGAACGAGAGCTTCAAGACCCTTTTCGGATATAACGAGATCGAGCCGGGGGTCGAGTCGTGGAGCAAGCGGATTCACCCGGAAGATAAAGAGCGGGTCCTCGCCGGCACACACGCCGTCGTCGAGCGCGGCGGGCAATTCTGGTCGGCGGAGTATCGTTTCCTTCGGGCGGACGGAAGTTATGCGACCATTTTGGATCGCGGTTATGTCGTTCATGTCAAAGACGGAAAGGCGACCCGGATGATCGGCGCGATGATGGACATCACCGAACGCAAGCGGGCCGAGGATGCTTTGACCGAGTATGCCAAGCGTTTGCGGAGTCTTTCCGGTCAGCTGCTGGAAGCGCAAGAGACCGAACGGCGTCGCATCGCCCGAGAGCTTCATGACGAGATCGGACAGTCCCTGACGGCCATCAAACTCCAGCTGCATGGGTCGAAGCGCCTCTCTGATCGGCGCATGGAGGAATGTATCCAAATGGTGGATCAGACCCTTTCGCAAGTGCGTAACCTCTCGCTCGATCTGCACCCCCCGGAACTCGACGAGTTGGGGTTGGTCGCCACATTGCGCTGGCATTTGGACCGACAAGCGCATGCTGCAAACTTGATTTCCAACTTTTCGGCCGATCCGCTTCCGGCCCGGCTCCCTCCGGATCTTGAGATCGCCTGTTTTCGGGTCGCGCAAGAAGCGCTGACCAACGTGATCCGCCATGCGCATGCCGGCGAGGTCTCGATTGAATTACGGCAGCGAGAGAATGAACTGCATCTTACGGTCGAAGATGATGGTGAAGGGTTTGACGTCGGGGCCGCCCGCAGTCGGGCGATACAAGGGACGAGCCTGGGATTGGTCGGAATGCAGGAACGGGCCGAATTGGCCGGAGGGCGGTTGGAACTGGATTCCGCGCCCGGTGAAGGAACGCAGGTCCGCGCCATCTTTCAATTGGCCGATACGGCTCCAAAAAAACAGTCAAAGCGGAGAAAACGATGAACCTCATTCGTGTACTGCAGGTCGATGATCACAAACTGGTTTGCGCCGGGATGCGGCTGCTCCTGGAAGGGCTGGAGGGGGTTCAGGTGGTCGCGGAGGCGCACGATGGCCGGGAGGCGCTGGCGTTGGTCAAGGTCCATCATCCCGACATGGTTCTGATGGATATTGCGATGAAAGGTTTAAACGGATTGGAAGCGACCGCCCATCTCAAAAAAGAATTCCCGGAGATCCGGGTGATTATTCTCTCGATGTATTCCAGCGAAGAGCATGTTTTGCAGGGGTTGCGGGCCGGCGCCTCCGGCTACTTGTTGAAGGACGCCGCGACACAGGAGCTGGAGCAGGCGATCCGGGCGGTGATGCGCGGCGAAATGTATCTCAGCCCGCCGGTTTCAAAGCAGGTCATCGGGGATTATGTTCATCGGGTCTCCCAAGGATATAAAGCGACCTGCGAGCTGACCCACCGCCAGCGCGAAATTTTGCAGATGATCGCGGAAGGGCAGAGCACCAAAGAGATCGCCCACCAGCTCGATCTGAGCGTCAAGACGATCGAGACCCATCGCGCCCAGTTGATGAAGCGGCTCGGAATATACGATATCGCCGGTCTGGTCCGCTGCGCCATCCGAATGGGCCTGATCACCCCCGACAAATAACAGCCGAAATAATCCACCCATATCCTCCTACCGATATTAAACTAGAAAAAAGTGGGTCGGAGCCTTCCCGATCCCGCTAAGGTTTTCATCACCTTAAAATCAGACACTTCCCCATTGCGGATTATCCCCTTTCGCAGCATAAATAATGCAGGAGGGATTTTCCCGTCGCAGCATCGAACGCGAATGTTCGACGCTGCGAACCGCCGTTCGGATGCGAGGGGCTCTTGTTCCGCATCGTGCGGGGAAGAGCGGATGATCAATCAGTTAAAGGACATCTTGTCGGCGAAGGAAAGAAGATGACCGATTCGATCAAGGTACTTTTGGTGGAAGACAATCCCGCCGACGCCCGGCTGGTGCGGGAGTGGTTGGTGGAAGCGAACACGGTCCGATTTCGGATCGCGCACGTCGATCGGATCGTCGACGCGCTTGAGGCGCTCGGCAAAGAAGCGTTTCACGTCGTTCTGCTCGATCTCTCCCTTCCCGACGCCCAGGGGCTCGAGACGCTCAAGCGGATCCGGAGCGAAGCGCGCGGCCTCCCGATCGTGGTGCTGTCGTATCGTCAAGATGAGGACCTTGCTCTCCAGGCGATCCGAATGGGGGCGCAAGATTATCTGATCAAAGCGGAGGAGAGCGGCGGCCTGCTCGCCCGCTCGATCCGTTATGCCATTGAGCGAAACCGGGCGGAAGCTCGGCTTTCCCCGAAAGAAGAAGGGCTCGGCGAGAACCATCACCTCTTTCGGGCCGTCATCGAGGGAACCACCGATTATATTTATGCGAAGGATCTTCAAGGGCGGTACGTGATGGCAAATTCGGCGGCGGCGCGCCTCCTCGGGAAACCGACCGAAGAGATCCTCCGTCGGACCGATCATGAATTGTTTGATCAGAGGGGGGCGTTGCTGATCACAGAGGACGACCGACGGACCATCCAGACCGGCGAGACGCAAACCTTTGAAGAGAGCGTCATGATCGATGAGAGGGTGCGGACGTTTCTCTCGACAAAGGCGCCGTGGCGCAACCAGCGGGGGGAGGTGATCGGCTTGGTCGGAATCAGCCGGGATATCACGGAGCGAAAAGAGGCCGAAGAATCGATCCGCGCCCATGCCCGGCAGCAGAAAGCCCTTGCCGAATTGGGTCAACATGCGCTCGCCGGGTTCGACCTCTACGCCCTCCTCGATCAGGCGGCCGTATCGGTCGCCCGCGCCCTTGAAACGGAATATTGCAAGATTTTGGAGCTTCTTCCCAACGGCAAAACCCTCCTCCTCAGGGCGGGGGTCGGTTGGAAAGAGGGGCTGATCCGAACCGCCACTTTTGCCGCAAATTCGGAATCGCAAGGAGGATATACCCTTTTGGAAAAAAGCCCGGTGACCGTCGAAGACCTTCGAACCGACGCCCGATTCACTTCCCCGACGTTGCTTCGCGAGCATGGGGCGATCAGCGGCGCCAGCGTGATCATCCCCGGCGCAAGCCGGCCGTTCGGCACCCTGTCGGTTCATTCGACCCGTCCGCGCCGTTTCGCCCAGGAAGAGATCCGGTTTCTGGAGGGGGTCGCCCACCTGCTCGCCACGTCCATCGAGCGACGGTGCGCCCAGGAGATGATCCGGCACCAGGCGTATTACGACATGTTGACCGGCCTTCCGAACCGCTCCCTGCTGGAGAATCATCTCTCGCTGGCGATCGCCCAAGCCGACCGGCACAACGACCTGGTCGCCCTGATGTTCCTCGACCTTGATTGCTTTAAAGAGATTAATGACACGCTGGGACATCCGACCGGAGACCAGCTGTTGAAGGCGGTCTCCGAGCGGCTGGCGGCCTGCGTGCGGGACGGGGACACCTTCGCCCGGATCGGGGGAGATGAGTTCACGATCCTCCTTCCGGAGATCGACACCATTGAGAAAGTCACCCGGGTGGCCGAGCGGATCATCGCCGCTTTTGCCCCTCCTTTCCGGCTGGACGGGGCGGAGCATTCTGTCAGCGCCAGCATCGGCATCGCGCTCTATCCTCATGCAGGACGCGACACCGAAACGCTCCTCCGAAACGCCGACACCGCTTTGTATTGCGCCAAGAAACGGGGGAGAAACACATTTTGCTTCTTTTCCGAAAACGATCGGCAAGAGGCCGCCCCCCCGTTGCGTCGCGGATGACCGGCGGTCACCGGTCCGTCTTCCGGCCAAAGGAGCGCGCGCTTCGGCCGCCGGGAGGGGATCTCGAAGTCAGCGCTTCGGCTTTGAAGAGGCCGGTCCGATCCGAACAGGATTTTAGGCTATTGGAGAGAAAAAATGGAATCGAAGCGGATCAACGCCTTGCTGATTGAAGACAATCCGGGCGACGCCCGCCTTGTCCAGGAGATGCTCTCCGATGTGAAGGAGTTTTCCCTTTCTTTTAAATGCAGCACCCGGCTCTCTGCGGCGCTCCGGTCTCTTCGCGAAGCGCCGCCCGACATTATCCTTCTCGACCTCTCTCTCCCCGACGCGCAAGGGCTCGAGTCGCTCGGCCGGCTGTTGAGCGCCGCGCCCGGCATCCCGATCATCATCCTTACCGGACTGAGCGATGAGAAGGTCGCGGTCGAGGCGATTCAGAAGGGGGCTCAAGATTATCTCGTGAAAGGAAGGATCAGCGGCGACCTTCTGGCCCACGCGATTCCTTATGCGATCGAGCGCAAGCAGGCCAACGAGCTGCTCCGCGCCCGCGCCCGGCGCCAGGCGGTCATCGCGGAGCTGGGGCAGCGGGCCCTTTCGGGAATGGCGCTCCCTGCATTGATGAATGAGGCGGTCGCCTTGGTCGCTAAGACGCTGGAGGTGGAGTACTGCAAGGTGCTCGAGCCGCTTCCGGACGGGAGCGCATTGTTGCTGACGGCCGGGGTCGGTTGGAAAGAGGGCCTGGTCGGACGAGCGACGCTCGGCATTCTGGAGAACTCTCAGGCCGCCTATACCCTCGCCTGCAATGGACCGGTGGTGGTGGAGGATCTGGAGACCGAGACCCGTTTTAACCCGGTGATGCTGCGCGATCATGGGGTGGTCAGCGGAATGAGTGTTCTGATCCCCGGGCAAGATTATCCGCATGGGGTCTTGGGGGTGCATACAAAGAGGCGGCGAACCTTCGGGAAGGAGGATGTGCTCTTTCTCCAATCGATCGCGAATGTGCTTGCCGCCGCCATTGAACGGAGAAAAGCGGAGGAGCGGATCGAGCACCAGGCTTACCACGACGCTCTGAGCGGTCTCCCGAATCGATTGCTGTTCGAAGATCGCCTCTCGATCGCCGTGGCGCAGGCCCGTCGAGGCGAAGAGAAGCTTGCGGTCCTTTTGATCGATCTCGATCGCTTCAAGGTGATCAACGATACCCTCGGCCATGCGATCGGAGACGAGCTGCTGCGGGGGGCGGCGGCCCGCTTCATCGGCTGCGTTCGGGAAGGGGACACCGTCGCCAGGATGGGGGGAGACGAATTCGCCGTTCTTCTCCCGCAATTGGACAACGATGAGACCGCGGTTCAAATCGCCGGCCGGATCGCCTCTTCCCTAAACCCGCCGTTCCCTCTCGACGGCCGGGCGCTCTTTGTGACCGCCAGCATCGGGATCGCCCTCTACCCGCATGCCGGGGGCGACGCGCAGACCCTTTTAAGGCATGCCGACATCGCCCTCTACCGGGCCAAAGAGCAGGGAAGAAATACCCTCCGCTGTTACTGTCCGAGCATGAATGCAAAGGGGTTTGAGCGCTTGTTGCTTGAGAGCGCGCTGCGCCAGGCGTTGGAGCGGGAGGAGTTCCTTCTTCATTTTCAGCCGCAGGTGAATCTGAAGACGGGAGAGATCATCGGATTCGAGGCCCTCGTCCGTTGGCGCCGGCCGGAAATGGGACTGATCTCCCCGGCCGAATTTATTCCGCTGGCGGAGGAGACCGGCCTGATCATTCCGATCGGGGAGTGGATTTTGCGCGCCGCCTGCGCTCAAAATAAAGCCTGGCAGGAGGCCGGTTTTCCGTCGATGCGGGTGGCCGTCAATCTCTCCGCGCGCCAGTTTCATCAGGACAATTTTGTGGAAACGGTCCGTCGCGTCCTGAAAGAGACCCCCCTTGATCCGAGCTTCTTGGAGCTCGAATTGACGGAGAGTGTATTGATGGGGAAGGAGCAGAGCATCCTCAGCATGCTTCGCGAGCTGGCCGCCATGGGGATTCATCTCTCCATCGATGACTTCGGCACCGGGTACTCTTCGCTGGCCTATCTCAAGCGTTTTCCGATCGAGAAGCTCAAAGTCGATCAGCTCTTCATCCATAACATGACCACCGATCCGAACGACGCCGTCATCGCCCGGACCGTCGTCGCGATGGCCCACTCCCTTCGCCTGAAGGCGATTGCGGAAGGGGTCGAAACCGAAGCGCAACTCGCCTATCTCCGGTCGATCGGGTGCGATGAGATGCAGGGGTATCTCTTCAGCCGCCCCCTCCCTGCCGAAGAGGCCACTCAGTTGCTGATTCAAAAGAAGGGGCTTTCATTCGCTCCCGATTGCTCGATATGACGGATGAGAATATCTGATTCTGTTTGAATATAACGGCTTGAAAACAATGGTTGAGCGTTTTTAACAGAGCGGCCGCCCGGCCCTTTCCGAGAATCCCTCCCTCCGAACACCTTGCGCAAGCTTTTCGCCGCGCTTATAATAAAGTATTTTCCAGACACACGGTGAGAGCCGCGCCCCTTCTCATTCGGGATCGCCCTTCACGGGACCCGCTTCACCTGTCACCCGGAGTCATTGATGGCCCATCCCAAGAAACGGCTTACAACCAACGCGGCCGGGAATTTCTTCGTCGACGCCACCTGCATCAACTGCGATACCTGCCGGCAGCTGGCTCCCAAGAGCTTCAAAGAAGAGGGAGATTATTCGGCGGTGGCGCGCCAGCCGGAGGGAGACGCGGAGCTGCTTCAGGCGTATCAAGCGCTTTTGGCCTGCCCGGTCGGATCGATCGGCACGGAGCAAAGCGACAAAGCGCGGCTGCAAGAGGCGATGAAAAGTTTTCCTCTTCTGTTGGAAGACGGGGTCTACTATAACGGATTTAACTCGGAGAAGTCGTTCGGCGGGAACAGCTACTTCATCCGCCATCCCGACGGAAACTGGCTGGTCGATTCCCCCCGATACGTGGGGCGCCTGATTAAAGCTTTTGAGGAGATGGGGGGAATTCGCACCATTTTTCTGACGCATGAGGATGATGTCGCCGATTCGGCCCGTTATGCCGAGCATTTCGGGGCGACGCGCATCATCCACCGGGCCGACGCGGCGGCTTCGCCGGGGGCGGAGCGGATCGTGGATGGAGAAGAGCCGATTGTGGTTTCGGAGCCGTTTCAGATCATTCCGGTTCCGGGGCATACCGAAGGGAGCATGGCGCTGCTTTACGATGGGCGGTTTCTCTTCTCGGGCGATCACCTCTGGTGGGACCCCGAACGGAATGCGCTCGGCGCTCCGGAGCGGCTGGTGTGGGACGGGGAGCGCCTATTGACGTCGGTCGCCAAGCTGCGCGGCCATCCCTTCGAATGGGTGCTGCCCGGCCACGGCGACCGCATCCGCCTCACCCCCGCCGAAGCGGCGGCGCACTTAGATCGTCTGCTCGAGCGCCGTCGCGCGGCGCGGCCATAAACCGATCTTCAACCCGTTTCGGCGCGCAATCTCCAGGGTGGACTTGTATTCGCGGAGAAGATCTTCCCTCTCTTGAAGAATCTCGCCGAGAAAGGCGTCGTCGTTTTCGGAGACTTCTTCCAGCGCTTTCTTATAATAGTCGGCTTCCGTCCGGGCGAAGAGCTCGCCGTTTCGGATGGCGATCGCCTTGTGGATCAGAAATAAAATGACGACCGTCTGGAGCAGGATCAATCCAACCAAGATTCGTTGCTTTGAAAAATCCATCCAATCCCTCGTTCTATTTCAAGGAACAACGATTTTCTTTTTCTTTTGTTGTGTTGCGATCAAATGCATTTCGGCCAGGATTTTGAAGAACGATCCCATCCCGAGCTTCGCCTGTTCTCTCAGCTTCGGATCGAGCCGGCCGTGGCGGGTCAACAATTCAAGCCCTTCCAAATAGATCATGGCCTGCCGGTAGTAGCGTTGGATCGGCCCCCGTTTCCCTCCATCGGTCTGCTTGATGGCCGTCATGACGATCTGGTACGTCCGCTGCCAGAAATAATCAAAAAGCGCTTCATCCGTGGTGAGGGAGCGGTCTTTGTCGGTTGGGGTCGGTTTCCGTAGGCGGTCAACAAGCATCGGTTTCTCCTGGCATTCGAAAATGGCGGCGCCGGCCATTTTCTCTCAATCGTTAATAACCCATCCTGGGATCAAGCCGTCGTATTCTACAATTCCAGACCAGGATATGCAATAAAAAAATATCCGAGGGGCGGAAAAAAATGGGGCTCAACCGTGAAAGTCGTTCGGCCGGCTTATCCCGGACGCGACGATGCCGCCCGGCAACGGGGAGGACGATGAAACCGTCCTTGTTTTTGTGATAAGATAAAAAACCGGGG
Proteins encoded in this region:
- a CDS encoding diguanylate cyclase domain-containing protein is translated as MTDSIKVLLVEDNPADARLVREWLVEANTVRFRIAHVDRIVDALEALGKEAFHVVLLDLSLPDAQGLETLKRIRSEARGLPIVVLSYRQDEDLALQAIRMGAQDYLIKAEESGGLLARSIRYAIERNRAEARLSPKEEGLGENHHLFRAVIEGTTDYIYAKDLQGRYVMANSAAARLLGKPTEEILRRTDHELFDQRGALLITEDDRRTIQTGETQTFEESVMIDERVRTFLSTKAPWRNQRGEVIGLVGISRDITERKEAEESIRAHARQQKALAELGQHALAGFDLYALLDQAAVSVARALETEYCKILELLPNGKTLLLRAGVGWKEGLIRTATFAANSESQGGYTLLEKSPVTVEDLRTDARFTSPTLLREHGAISGASVIIPGASRPFGTLSVHSTRPRRFAQEEIRFLEGVAHLLATSIERRCAQEMIRHQAYYDMLTGLPNRSLLENHLSLAIAQADRHNDLVALMFLDLDCFKEINDTLGHPTGDQLLKAVSERLAACVRDGDTFARIGGDEFTILLPEIDTIEKVTRVAERIIAAFAPPFRLDGAEHSVSASIGIALYPHAGRDTETLLRNADTALYCAKKRGRNTFCFFSENDRQEAAPPLRRG
- a CDS encoding response regulator — its product is MNLIRVLQVDDHKLVCAGMRLLLEGLEGVQVVAEAHDGREALALVKVHHPDMVLMDIAMKGLNGLEATAHLKKEFPEIRVIILSMYSSEEHVLQGLRAGASGYLLKDAATQELEQAIRAVMRGEMYLSPPVSKQVIGDYVHRVSQGYKATCELTHRQREILQMIAEGQSTKEIAHQLDLSVKTIETHRAQLMKRLGIYDIAGLVRCAIRMGLITPDK
- a CDS encoding two-component system response regulator, which produces MESKRINALLIEDNPGDARLVQEMLSDVKEFSLSFKCSTRLSAALRSLREAPPDIILLDLSLPDAQGLESLGRLLSAAPGIPIIILTGLSDEKVAVEAIQKGAQDYLVKGRISGDLLAHAIPYAIERKQANELLRARARRQAVIAELGQRALSGMALPALMNEAVALVAKTLEVEYCKVLEPLPDGSALLLTAGVGWKEGLVGRATLGILENSQAAYTLACNGPVVVEDLETETRFNPVMLRDHGVVSGMSVLIPGQDYPHGVLGVHTKRRRTFGKEDVLFLQSIANVLAAAIERRKAEERIEHQAYHDALSGLPNRLLFEDRLSIAVAQARRGEEKLAVLLIDLDRFKVINDTLGHAIGDELLRGAAARFIGCVREGDTVARMGGDEFAVLLPQLDNDETAVQIAGRIASSLNPPFPLDGRALFVTASIGIALYPHAGGDAQTLLRHADIALYRAKEQGRNTLRCYCPSMNAKGFERLLLESALRQALEREEFLLHFQPQVNLKTGEIIGFEALVRWRRPEMGLISPAEFIPLAEETGLIIPIGEWILRAACAQNKAWQEAGFPSMRVAVNLSARQFHQDNFVETVRRVLKETPLDPSFLELELTESVLMGKEQSILSMLRELAAMGIHLSIDDFGTGYSSLAYLKRFPIEKLKVDQLFIHNMTTDPNDAVIARTVVAMAHSLRLKAIAEGVETEAQLAYLRSIGCDEMQGYLFSRPLPAEEATQLLIQKKGLSFAPDCSI
- a CDS encoding PAS domain S-box protein; this translates as MSKELEQRVLDQTRELTAANEALRKETIERRRAEEALRLSEEQFRGAFDHAPIGMALLRPDGRWLTANPAFYRMLGYAEPELLEETFQSILHPEDLEAHLKGARQLLAGQINLFAVEERLFHKDGRIIWTHASVTVVRAAEGDPLYFVAQIQDISGSKRIQEALRESEERFRQLAENITEVFWMTNPDKNEILYVSPGYEKIWGRPRRSLCERPSEWLDAIHPDDRERIQNSAMTLQASGAYDEEYRIIRPDGSTRWIRDRAFPIKDTSGRVYRITGIAEDITERRQAEERIRFQANLLDVVEQAVIATDIAGVILYWNRFAEKLYGWSTGEVLGRNIMEITLSDLSLDQAGEIMNLLARGEGWSGEFLVRRRDGASFMAMVIDTPIRDDQGKLIGIIGVSFDVSERKRAEIERDHHAAQLQGLADASLAMNSAISLDETLKIVTDKTREIIGAHMSVTGMTINGKWEQAISAVSFSDKYEAFRHYDERPDGSGIYAMVCQANRPLRMTQAELEAHPRWRGYGKHAGAHPPLRGWLAAPLVGRDGKNIGLIQLSDKYEGEFTQQDEAILVQMAQLASNAIENARLYETLEKDIQNRKRTEERLREYEKAVEGLEEMIIVVDRDYRYLIANRAFLNYRGMEKEQLIGRFAPDLLGREVFEKIVKKKLDACFRGEVVKYEMNFSYPKLGERVLSLSYFPIEGPAGIDRVACVMQDITERKQAEEALRTSEERFRRYFELGLIGMAITSLEKGWIEVNDEICRILGYERRELLEMTWTEVTHPDDLDADFSHFNRMLSGEIDGYSMEKRFIRKDGQVIHAAISVKCLRRPDGSIDYMVGLLQDITERMQAEARLAYQANLLTHVGDAILATDHRLVLTAWNLAAERIYGWKAEEVLGRRVSDVIRSEWTDAQRSEALDVLIKTGTYHTEVIHTHKDGRKIDIQGYTIALRDEAGRITGYVSTNRDITERKRADEALRQSEEKYRTLFETMAQGVIYQDAAGKIVAANPAAERILGLTLDQLQGRTSFDPRWRAIREDGSDFPGKNHPAMVALRTGEAVIEVVIGVFHPKTETYRWISVNAVPQFRAGEDKPYQVYTVFSDITERKKAEETIRAAKEFSENLIQTANVMILSLDTEGRIDIFNKAAEKITGYTLSELKGKNWFETLVPRDRYPSVWEYFTQVVEGGMPKAFENPILTKTGEERYILWQNNQVKVDGKVVATISFGNDITERKKAEEALRAEHAFREAIEEAMPAGVMVVDSTGRQTYVNQSFCEMVGWSAEELNGAAPPFIFWPPEQIDRIKESFERHTRGRVKAGPVELIFRRRNEERFPVSLLVSSLVDHQGEPVGYLASVHDMSVLKTSQEKLERRERQLLQAQRLAHLGSWSWDLVSDTVTWSDELYPIFGVVPERFTPTYEGVVHLIHPDDRERFKQANRTALRGGRSFEVSFRVIRTEGAVRILHASGMVSLDPTGRPVSIVGVVQDITDIKQAEETLRESEERYRSLIANIPDAAWRVREDGQPIFISRNIEKIIGYTSEEICSGGFTLTFGRIHPEDRERVARAFKSLFSKNQKFDVEYRVQRKNGEWIWIHDRAVMTYQREGIRYADGIVSDITERKKSEEAVRKSEERFHLIARATNDAVWDWDLPTNTVWWNESFKTLFGYNEIEPGVESWSKRIHPEDKERVLAGTHAVVERGGQFWSAEYRFLRADGSYATILDRGYVVHVKDGKATRMIGAMMDITERKRAEDALTEYAKRLRSLSGQLLEAQETERRRIARELHDEIGQSLTAIKLQLHGSKRLSDRRMEECIQMVDQTLSQVRNLSLDLHPPELDELGLVATLRWHLDRQAHAANLISNFSADPLPARLPPDLEIACFRVAQEALTNVIRHAHAGEVSIELRQRENELHLTVEDDGEGFDVGAARSRAIQGTSLGLVGMQERAELAGGRLELDSAPGEGTQVRAIFQLADTAPKKQSKRRKR
- a CDS encoding MBL fold metallo-hydrolase; amino-acid sequence: MAHPKKRLTTNAAGNFFVDATCINCDTCRQLAPKSFKEEGDYSAVARQPEGDAELLQAYQALLACPVGSIGTEQSDKARLQEAMKSFPLLLEDGVYYNGFNSEKSFGGNSYFIRHPDGNWLVDSPRYVGRLIKAFEEMGGIRTIFLTHEDDVADSARYAEHFGATRIIHRADAAASPGAERIVDGEEPIVVSEPFQIIPVPGHTEGSMALLYDGRFLFSGDHLWWDPERNALGAPERLVWDGERLLTSVAKLRGHPFEWVLPGHGDRIRLTPAEAAAHLDRLLERRRAARP